The following proteins come from a genomic window of Malus sylvestris chromosome 4, drMalSylv7.2, whole genome shotgun sequence:
- the LOC126620083 gene encoding phosphoenolpyruvate carboxylase kinase 1-like, which translates to MYDTLKNSYQLFEEIGRGRFGIIVRAFSPDSAEFVACKIIDKSALTDETDRACLENEPKIMTLLSPHPNILKLFDVFETEDSLAMVLELCEPATLYDRIVQRTLSEPEAAAIMKQLLEAVSHCHRLGVVHRDLKPENVLFDSRNNLKLADFGSAEWTRDGSAMEGVVGTPYYVAPEVLMGREYNEKIDVWSAGVMMYIMLGGIPPFYGESATEIFEAVLRGNLRFPPKAFRSVSAGAKDLLRKMICRDASRRLSADQALRHPWILSGGEANPIDQI; encoded by the exons ATGTATGACACATTGAAGAACTCCTACCAACTCTTCGAAGAAATCGGCCGCGGCCGGTTCGGCATCATCGTCCGAGCCTTCTCGCCCGACTCGGCCGAGTTCGTCGCCTGCAAGATCATCGACAAATCGGCCCTTACCGACGAAACCGACCGTGCCTGCCTCGAGAACGAGCCCAAGATAATGACCCTTTTGTCCCCGCATCCCAACATTCTCAAGCTCTTTGACGTCTTCGAAACAGAGGACTCGCTTGCCATGGTGCTCGAGCTCTGCGAGCCCGCCACGCTCTACGACCGCATCGTGCAGCGCACGCTCTCGGAGCCCGAGGCCGCCGCGATCATGAAGCAGCTGCTCGAGGCCGTCTCGCATTGCCACCGCCTCGGGGTGGTTCATAGGGATTTGAAGCCGGAGAATGTTTTGTTCGACTCGAGAAACAATTTGAAGCTCGCGGATTTCGGGTCGGCGGAGTGGACCCGCGACGGCAGCGCCATGGAGGGCGTTGTCGGGACGCCGTACTACGTCGCGCCGGAGGTGCTGATGGGCAGGGAGTATAATGAAAAGATCGACGTCTGGAGCGCCGGCGTGATGATGTACATAATGCTCGGCGGGATTCCTCCGTTTTACGGAGAGTCGGCGACGGAGATCTTCGAGGCGGTTTTGAGAGGGAATTTGAGATTTCCGCCGAAGGCTTTCCGATCTGTGTCGGCTGGGGCGAAGGATCTGTTGAGGAAGATGATCTGCAGAGACGCTTCCAGAAGACTCTCTGCTGACCAGGCACTTA GGCACCCATGGATCTTAAGTGGTGGAGAAGCAAATCCAATTGACCAAATCTGA